TAAAAACAAGGGGGGGAGGGGGAGTAATGAGTTTCCATCATTACTCACGCATATTGACGGAAGCTCTTTGCAAAACGTTTTTTCCGGAGCGGAAAAGTACGATATGACCTAATTTTGATAGTTAACCAGGctttaataaacaaaagtagcagaaaaaaattttttttttgtaaaaactATTATAAACATGCTAGCCAAACAAATAAGAAAGGGACTCAGCCGCTTAATCTTTGTAGTGAACACCTCTAAAGAAATCCATACATGCAGTGAAAACAACTAACATGATACCACCACCTGGTCCTAGTCTCAACACTTTTGGAACGAAACCCTTGTACAAGGCAGCAAAGCCCTCTTCTTTGTAAATGGTTGCAATTGATGGTACACTccaattatattttctaacTTCACCAGGTTTGGAAACAGTATTTTGGATTCTACTTTTAACAACATCAAACGGGGTACTTAGCAATGAACCAAAAGTACCCCCGATGGTACCAGCAATTAGATTATTTCTAGTTTGTTCATTCTTACCGGTTGGTTTTGGTAATAAACTCCTAACTTGGAAAATAACACCGAAATAACCAGCATTCCAGACGGTGTGTCTCCACATTGTCGATTCCAAACCGTTATACATGGCTAGTAAAccttcatttttaataattttggaaACACAGTCAATTGGGTTTCTATAAGCAGAGTTAGCATCTTGTAATCTAATTTTAACTAATTCAAAtggaacaacaacaaaggCTTCAATCACACCAGCAGAAGCACCACTCAAAATACTCAATGATTGTGTCAATTTGTCGCTGCCAAATGCTGTCTTGTagaatttttgaaattcaTCATTACATGCAAATTTGGTAGCTCTCTTTGGAGCTTCCATCAAAATTGGAGATGTAATACCTTTGTATAGTCTACTAAACCCCTcctttttaatgattttttggaaacaaTCAACAACACCAGTATAATGTGTTGATGTGTTATTGACTGAAGGTGTTGAAACTTGCAATTGCATACGTGTCTTGACAACATCTAGTGGATACATGACTAAAATTTCTGAAATACCAGCAACGGCACCAGAGATaaattggtaaaaaaaaggtaatgGTCTTTCGTCGGACATgtttatttcaatttttactTAGATTATTTGGCGTGTATAGAATTAACgaaatattttcttgtatcttattttatttgctattccaaatatatactgaatattaattttatagtGTGGTCACGTATTAATGATGCTATGATGCAATGTATATGATCGAGGTTAAAatttctcatttttttttgacaaaaaaaaaaaaggaaaaaaaaaaattaagtaaacatttaaaaattgaagagaaaaaagaaaggaataAAGTTAGAAATAGcaattaattatttcagtaattgttatttcaccttatttatatatcattgtttttctacccaatattttttttttttttttttttcttattcttttttttttttttcatttaatgCTTCCCgaatataaaagaatagAAAAAAACGCACGGAAAGATACTGTCGTAATAGGATGAGGAACTATAACTTCGCTTAAATAgtcaattatttaattcaatATCGACTACCATAATAGGcaatttttcattacaGAAAGTTATTGGACACTGTCTGGCTCTTATTgactaataacaaaaaaaaaaaaaaaaaaaggagagCGTATATTTGTTAAACAATCGCTAATTTTCATATTGATTAAGTGTGATGTCTTAGTCGATCATTTTGAAATTACATCTCGACATAAATATTCCTTCTCACCATTGTGCCTAATATAAGTGATTAGTAGACCGCAAttccattaataatatacttatTTGTATAGCATCAATTAGGAtgtataaaaagaaagagcTAGTAACCTATGATagttattactattgttctataatattgttatattGCAGTACACACCTTGTTATtacttttgttttcatttttgtttttatttttttttccatttggCAGAGAAGAGATCatgatgaaaaattaaagttttattagtaaacacaatttttaaacaatttcGGGCAATATCGGGtatagataataataataataataataataataataataataataataataataataataataataataataattaattaaatgaTGAAATTCCATCggataaaaaacaaatttaaccatttattaaaatttcctCTCGTtaacaacaattaaaaataaaatttcaataatgCCACTGGATCTCCATAATAACTAATGCATTAAGTACAAACGGTTATtaaactttaaaatattgtaaTGATCTTAGGAATTGTCTGTATAAGAAATTCCttattattaccagtaattaaaaaaaaaaaaaaaaaaaaaaaaaaaagaaaaaaaaagagcgGCAGATAGTTGTCCGATACTcgtgtctttttttttttttttttcagtccAAATATTATCAGATCAGCAATTCGGTATTTATGAATCGTCTGAAACGATAACAGTAAcaaatccttttttttttttttttttatttttattttttggtatGTAGCAGCcgtataattttatatgaTTGAACGATTTATCGAGGTGTATAGAACATAATAAATGTCTTTAGATTCGTCAATAAAGAATAccatgaaaaaattatgaaaataatgttCCTACATCAATTTTAacagaaaaagataatatggaatttgttgtatttatatatatatatttgtttatttgattttattgattAAATTGAGAATTCTAAGACAAACAAAGGATCTTGTTAAAAAGATAATTCAAAGTGGTATGGAAAACTCGGACAAAGccttatttttatcgtTTATAAGATAgcattaactttttttagttaccgatggaaaaaaaaatgaggaaaaacaaaaacaaaaacaaaaacaaaaacaagcAAAGAGTCAttcaaaaatggaaatgaaaatgaaaataaattcagTAATTGAAAAGTACGCGTATGGAAATTATAAATGCAGTgtaattgataataatttgcGCTaggattaaaaataatatgataaaatgtttttaatatatatattatgtatatatttcttgTTATCTTCAAAGTTGTTGTTACTGCTACGTTTTTAATacgaaaaagaaaaattaaaataataaacaaaacaaaacaaaacaaaataaaattgatgaCTTCTGTTTCTAAATTCCAAAATCAAttttcaagttttttttttttcatatttttttttttatcttttttttttttgtatatatatttttatgaaaaaCATCTTACTTATATAAAGAGGTAATATCCACATAAGAACCGCTTATATCATTCCTTTtcttaaaacaaaaattttcaattattCCTGTCGTATCATATAATTCCatcttgttttaaatttttcaccACTACTTACACCtatccatatatatatatatatatatttacataccagaaaaaatatcacaAGCTTATAAGTGCAAACCAAATACACCATAcacgtaaaaaaaaaaaaaaaaaaaatttgaaataaaCATGTCCGACGAAAGACcattaccttttttttaccaatttATCTCTGGTGCCGTTGCTGGTGTTTCAGAAATTTTGGTCATGTATCCACTAGATGTTGTCAAGACACGTATGCAATTGCAAGTTTCAACGCCTTCAGTCAATAACACATCAACACATTATACTGGTGTTGTTGAttgtttccaaaaaatcattaaaaaggAAGGGTTTAGTAGACTATACAAAGGTATTACATCTCCAATTTTGATGGAAGCTCCAAAGAGAGCTACTAAATTTGCATGTAACGAtgaatttcaaaaattctACAAGACAGCATTTGGCAGCGACAAATTGACACAACCATTAAGTATTTTGAGTGGTGCTTCTGCTGGTGTGATTGAAGcctttgttgttgttcccTTTGAATTAGTTAAAATTAGATTACAAGGCGCCAATTCGATTTATAAATCACCTAAAGATTGTGTttccaaaattattaaacatGAAGGTTTACTGGCTATGTATAACGGTTTGGAAGCCACTATGTGGAGACATTCTGTTTGGAATGCTGGTTATTTCGGTGTTATTTTCCAAGTTAGAGCATTATTGCCTAAAGCCACCACTAAAAACGAACAAACTAGAAACAATTTTGTTGCAGGAACCATAGGTGGGTTTGTAGGCTCTGCTTTAAAT
This Saccharomycodes ludwigii strain NBRC 1722 chromosome II, whole genome shotgun sequence DNA region includes the following protein-coding sequences:
- the ODC2 gene encoding mitochondrial 2-oxodicarboxylate carrier (similar to Saccharomyces cerevisiae YOR222W | ODC2 | OxoDicarboxylate Carrier (paralog of YPL134C | ODC1)), whose translation is MSDERPLPFFYQFISGAVAGISEILVMYPLDVVKTRMQLQVSTPSVNNTSTHYTGVVDCFQKIIKKEGFSRLYKGITSPILMEAPKRATKFACNDEFQKFYKTAFGSDKLTQSLSILSGASAGVIEAFVVVPFELVKIRLQDANSAYRNPIDCVSKIIKNEGLLAMYNGLESTMWRHTVWNAGYFGVIFQVRSLLPKPTGKNEQTRNNLIAGTIGGTFGSLLSTPFDVVKSRIQNTVSKPGEVRKYNWSVPSIATIYKEEGFAALYKGFVPKVLRLGPGGGIMLVVFTACMDFFRGVHYKD
- a CDS encoding uncharacterized protein (similar to Saccharomyces cerevisiae YOR222W | ODC2 | OxoDicarboxylate Carrier (paralog of YPL134C | ODC1)) codes for the protein MSDERPLPFFYQFISGAVAGVSEILVMYPLDVVKTRMQLQVSTPSVNNTSTHYTGVVDCFQKIIKKEGFSRLYKGITSPILMEAPKRATKFACNDEFQKFYKTAFGSDKLTQPLSILSGASAGVIEAFVVVPFELVKIRLQGANSIYKSPKDCVSKIIKHEGLLAMYNGLEATMWRHSVWNAGYFGVIFQVRALLPKATTKNEQTRNNFVAGTIGGFVGSALNIPFDVVKSRIQNTVSKPGEVRKYNWSVPSIVTIYKEEGFAALYKGFVPKVLRLGPGGGIMLVVFTACMDFFRGVHYKD